TGGTGCCGCCGATCCTGCGCGGCACCGAGTTCCTCGCCGTCATCCTCATCGGCCTGAGCGCCAACGCGCCCAAGTGGCTGCTGTTCGTGCTGCTCTACGTGGTCGGCTACCACACCTACGACACCGTCTACCGCACGCGCCAGAGCATCTGGCCGCCCACCTGGGTCTTCATGGCGGGCCTCGGCTGGGAGGTGCGCCTGCTGATCATCGCGGCGGGCGCGGCGCTCGGCATCCTGACCCCGGTGCTGTACGTCCTGACGGCGTACCTGCTGGTGCTGTTCGCGGTCGAGAGCGTGACCAGCTGGGTACGGCTGGACAAGGCCTCGGCCCAGGCCAGCGCCGACGCCGAGCAGGACCTCGAGGCCTCGCCTGAGGAGGCGCTCGAGCAGGCGACCGGCGAGGCCGAAAAGGCCTGACGCCCACGGGCACGGACCGCCCAGCCGTGCCCGCTTCCAACGGCATGGGCCTGCGCTCGGGGCGCGCTTCGCGCGAGCCGCGCTCCGGGCCGGCCCGTCGGGGGAGCTCAGCTCCCCCGCACCCCTCGCCGGTTGCCTGCCGGCCCCCGGCCACGGTAGCGAGTTGCCCCGGAGGTTCGTTTCGCGGTTCGACCGAGCACCTTCGTCAGGCGGTCAGAAGCTCCGCCCGATCATGTATGGCGACCAGATGAAGCCATGCTCAGCTGAAGGCGCTCAGGGGCGAACGACAGTCGCGGGGCAGTCGGGGTCTCATTTGCGGTCTGACGACTCGCCAATCGAACCGCCATGCACTGGGACCCCGCCTCCAATGGTCCGCCCCGAACAGAGTTTCTCCTGGCCGAGATGACGAGCCACACACGCGAGCTTCTCATGTCTGGGCGTAGGGGCGAGGCCGCAGCCCTGTTCGGCTTCGCGGTCCAGCAGTGGCCAGACGATTCCACCGCCCACAACAATTTGGGCTTCTGCCTCATCCTGGATGATCCAGCCAGAGCGCTGAGCCATCTCACCACGGCCGCTCGGCAAGGGTATGAGCCGCTCGTCATCAACATCTACAACCGAGTTTGCTGCCACGTCGGACTCCGTCAACCGCGTGCGGCACTCGAGGTAGCTGAGGAGTTCTGGCAGACACGACCGCCGGACTGGAACGATCCCGGCTCTGGCACGCTGTGGCTCAGATCAGGTGAGACATGGGAACTGGCCTTGGAGGCGGACGCTCGTCGAGCGCTGCTTGACCTGCTCCTCGACACGGCTCGCGCACAGGGCTGGCACGACGACGAGGAGAGGTGGAGCGCGAGACTGGCGCGAAGCTGATCGAGAAGATGACTTATCACCTTGCGTCACTCGCGCAGGGATTGCTGGCGCGGTTCCATGCCGCGCGGCGGAGCAGGCGGAGGCCGTTGAGGCCGACCAGCACCGTCGAGCCCTCGTGGCCGGCCACGCCCAGTGGGAGCGGCAGGTGGCCTACCAGGTCCCAGACGACGAGCACGGTGATGAACGCTCCGGCGATCACCAGGTTCTGGACGACCAGGCGGCGGGCGCGTCTGGCGAGGGCCAGCGCGGCGGGGACGGCCGACAGCTCGTCGCGGACGATCACTGCGTCGGCGCTCTGCACCGCGAGGTCCGATCCCGCACGGCCCATGGCGAGGCCGACGTGGGCGGTGGCCAGCGCGGGCGCGTCGTTCACGCCATCTCCGATCATCAGCATCCTGCGGCCGGTGTCCTGCAGCTGCCGTACCGCTGCGACCTTGTCCTCGGGGAGCAGCTGGGCGCGTACGTCGGTGATGCCTACCTGAGCCGCCACGTCGGCCGCGGCGCGCGGGTTGTCGCCGGTGAGGAGGACGGGGGCGGCGCCGGTGAGCGCGGTCAGGCCGGCGGTGGCCGCGGCGGCGTCGTCCCGCAGCCGGTCGGTCACCGCCAGGACGCCGACGGGCACGCCGTCGGTGAGTACGACCACGGCGGTACGGCCGGCTCGCTCCAACTCGGCGCACACCCGGAGCGCCGCCACCCTGCGCGGCTCCCCCTCGGAGCTCAGCCGAAGCCCCTCCTCCTCCCGCTCGGAGCGCACCCCGAGACCCTCCGTCCTCTGCTTGGGGCTCGTCACAAGCGCTTCCGGCTCCTCAGAACCCGCCCGAAGATCCTCCGCCGCCCGCTCGGAGCTCGATCCGGGCTGCTCGGAGGTTCGGCCATGGCCGTCTGGATTCTCGTAGCCGGGCAGGAGGCGGGCGGGGCTGCCTACGGTGACGGTGACTCCGTCCAGTTGGGCGCGCACGCCCGAGCCCGGCGTGGCCGTGAACGCGGTCGCCGTCCCCGAGGGCAGCCCCCGCTCCCCGGCTGCGGTGACGATGGCCCGGGCGATGGGGTGTTCGCTGGCGTGTTCGACCGACGCCGCCAGCGACACCAGGGCGTTGTCGTCGAGCCCGCTGCCGGGCAGCGGCCGTACGTCGGTCAGGTGGGGCGTGCCTTCGGTCAGGGTGCCGCTCTTGTCGAGGGCCACCGCGTCGACCTGGGCCAGCCGCTCCAGCACGACCGCCGACTTGATGAGCACGCCGTGCCGTCCCGCGTTGGCGATCGCGGCGAGCATGGGCGGCATCGTGGCCAGCACCACCGCGCACGGCGAGGCGACGATCATGAAGGTCATCGCCCTGAGCAGGGTCTCGCTCAGCTCGGCGCCGAACGCCAGCGGCACGGCGAACAGGCCCAGCGTCGCCACGACCATCCCGATCGAGTAGCGCTGCTCGATCCGCTCGATGAACAGCTGGGTGGGCGCCTTGGTGGCCGCGGCCTGCTCGACCATGGCCACGATGCGGGCGATCACCGAGTCGGCGGGGTCGCGGATCACCTCCACGCGGAGCACGCCGGTGCCGTTGAGCGTTCCCGCGAACACCTCGTCGCCCGCGTGCTTGGGAACCGGCATGCCCTCGCCGGTGATCGTGGCCTGGTCGACGTCGCTGGACCCGTCGAGCACGCGGCCGTCGGCGCCGATCCGCTCCCCCGGGCGCACCAGGATCACCTCGCCGACGCGGAGGTCCGCGGTGGCGACGACCTCCTCGTCCGGCAGCCGGGTGGCGGTGGGCGGGGCCAGGTCGAGCAGGGAGCGCACCGAGTCCTCGGTGCGGGCGGTGGCCAGCGACTCCAGCGCGCCCGACGTGGCGAAGATGACGATCAGCAGCGCCCCGTCGGTGACCTGTCCGATCGCGGCCGCGCCGACGGCGGCGGCGACCATCAGCAGATCGACGTCGAGCTTCCGGTCGCGCAGGGCGCGTAGGCCCTCGAGTGCGGGCTCCCAGCCGCCCGCCGCGTAGCAGGCCAGGTAGAGCGTCCACCACAGCCAGACGGGGGCGCCGGACAGCTGGGCGGCCAGGCCGGTGGCGAACAGGGCGACGGCCGCCGCCGCCCAGCGGACTTCGCCCAGCGACCAGATCCTGGTTCGGCTGGAAGACATGGGACTCCTCGTGGTCGTGGTCGACGGATGCGGACGCCACCATACATGAACACATGAAGATTCATTCATGTGTATGATGCGGTCGGTAGGATGCCGCCATGGGGCATGGAGTTCAGGGGCGCGAGGCTCCTCCCGCGGCTCTCGACGCCGAGTCCGCCGCGAAGGTCGCCGCCACCCTGCAGGCGCTGGCCACTCCGAGCCGCCTGCTGATCCTCGCCAGGCTCAGGCGGGGACCGTGCGCGGTCACCGAGCTGGCCGAGTCGGTCGGCATGGAGCAGTCCGCCGTCTCGCACCAGCTGCGCCTGCTGCGCAACCTCGGCCTGGTGACCGGGACGCGCACCGGGCGGAGCATCGTCTACAGCCTGTACGACAACCACGTCGCGATGCTGCTGGACGAGGCGGTCTACCACACCGAACACCTAAGGCTGGGGATGCCCGACGCCCTCTGACCCCCGCACCCATTTGCTATGGGCGGGTTTTTCGCGCTATGGGCGGCGGATGACCGATTAGTGTGGGGATCTAGGGACACTCGGGCGGCGGAGCCGGGAGACGCGGATGGCGTTCTTGTCACGCCTGTTCAAGCGGGGGTCGGGC
This window of the Nonomuraea africana genome carries:
- a CDS encoding DUF5941 domain-containing protein yields the protein MITQPQATAATAPDPDEERRRIQTARLLAYRDDGPLVHALAPRLGKGLPPVATLLVTLLATIVVAVAGLSPLISVGVMLVLVLPTAARDHLGRLDWLVPPILRGTEFLAVILIGLSANAPKWLLFVLLYVVGYHTYDTVYRTRQSIWPPTWVFMAGLGWEVRLLIIAAGAALGILTPVLYVLTAYLLVLFAVESVTSWVRLDKASAQASADAEQDLEASPEEALEQATGEAEKA
- a CDS encoding tetratricopeptide repeat protein translates to MTSHTRELLMSGRRGEAAALFGFAVQQWPDDSTAHNNLGFCLILDDPARALSHLTTAARQGYEPLVINIYNRVCCHVGLRQPRAALEVAEEFWQTRPPDWNDPGSGTLWLRSGETWELALEADARRALLDLLLDTARAQGWHDDEERWSARLARS
- a CDS encoding HAD-IC family P-type ATPase; protein product: MSSSRTRIWSLGEVRWAAAAVALFATGLAAQLSGAPVWLWWTLYLACYAAGGWEPALEGLRALRDRKLDVDLLMVAAAVGAAAIGQVTDGALLIVIFATSGALESLATARTEDSVRSLLDLAPPTATRLPDEEVVATADLRVGEVILVRPGERIGADGRVLDGSSDVDQATITGEGMPVPKHAGDEVFAGTLNGTGVLRVEVIRDPADSVIARIVAMVEQAAATKAPTQLFIERIEQRYSIGMVVATLGLFAVPLAFGAELSETLLRAMTFMIVASPCAVVLATMPPMLAAIANAGRHGVLIKSAVVLERLAQVDAVALDKSGTLTEGTPHLTDVRPLPGSGLDDNALVSLAASVEHASEHPIARAIVTAAGERGLPSGTATAFTATPGSGVRAQLDGVTVTVGSPARLLPGYENPDGHGRTSEQPGSSSERAAEDLRAGSEEPEALVTSPKQRTEGLGVRSEREEEGLRLSSEGEPRRVAALRVCAELERAGRTAVVVLTDGVPVGVLAVTDRLRDDAAAATAGLTALTGAAPVLLTGDNPRAAADVAAQVGITDVRAQLLPEDKVAAVRQLQDTGRRMLMIGDGVNDAPALATAHVGLAMGRAGSDLAVQSADAVIVRDELSAVPAALALARRARRLVVQNLVIAGAFITVLVVWDLVGHLPLPLGVAGHEGSTVLVGLNGLRLLRRAAWNRASNPCASDAR
- a CDS encoding ArsR/SmtB family transcription factor produces the protein MGHGVQGREAPPAALDAESAAKVAATLQALATPSRLLILARLRRGPCAVTELAESVGMEQSAVSHQLRLLRNLGLVTGTRTGRSIVYSLYDNHVAMLLDEAVYHTEHLRLGMPDAL